The following proteins are encoded in a genomic region of Actinomadura sp. NAK00032:
- a CDS encoding acyltransferase, which translates to MLDTRPLDIRPHDTRAWEAGGRPGSAPERDHAVDALRVVAILGVVIGHWLVTAFVADPSGRDLHVTSPLKTMPYLAPISWVFQTLAVFFLVGGYSAAKSRRPGEPWGALMKRRLTRFARPLPVLALAWIPAAAALRWAGFSSGTVRTMIELVLSPLWFLGVYVVLTACGPLIAAAWDRFGPRGAAALVAATAAIDLGRFALDTPGWTGWATVLTAWLLPFYLGIGWARGALRTRRAGLALLGGGAAATALLVLLAGYPASMVGVPGAAVSNLSPPTLAAVAFGLAQTGLAVLLHGPLTRWTRHARVRSLLDASGRSAMTVFLWHQTALMAVTAVTLLTLGNLQGVHTAPGRPEWIMERLPWLAAFAVALAALHALTGRFERGPRRRTDPGW; encoded by the coding sequence ATGCTTGACACACGCCCCCTGGACATACGGCCGCATGACACGCGAGCGTGGGAGGCGGGCGGCCGTCCCGGCTCGGCGCCGGAGCGCGACCATGCGGTGGACGCGCTGCGCGTGGTCGCGATCCTGGGCGTCGTCATCGGCCACTGGCTGGTCACCGCGTTCGTCGCGGACCCCTCGGGGCGCGACCTGCACGTCACCAGCCCGCTGAAGACGATGCCCTACCTCGCCCCGATCTCCTGGGTCTTCCAGACGCTCGCCGTGTTCTTCCTGGTGGGCGGTTACTCGGCGGCGAAGTCGCGGCGTCCTGGCGAGCCGTGGGGGGCGCTGATGAAGCGGCGCCTGACCCGGTTCGCGCGGCCCCTGCCCGTCCTGGCCCTCGCGTGGATCCCGGCCGCCGCCGCCCTGCGGTGGGCGGGGTTCTCCTCCGGCACCGTCCGGACGATGATCGAGCTGGTCCTCAGCCCGCTGTGGTTCCTCGGCGTGTACGTGGTGCTGACGGCGTGCGGCCCGCTGATCGCGGCCGCCTGGGACCGGTTCGGGCCGCGCGGCGCCGCGGCCCTCGTCGCGGCGACCGCCGCGATCGACCTCGGCCGCTTCGCGCTCGACACGCCCGGGTGGACGGGCTGGGCCACCGTCCTCACCGCCTGGCTCCTGCCGTTCTACCTCGGCATCGGCTGGGCACGCGGCGCGCTGCGCACCCGCCGCGCCGGGCTCGCCCTGCTGGGCGGCGGCGCGGCGGCGACCGCGCTGCTCGTGCTGCTCGCCGGGTACCCGGCGAGCATGGTCGGCGTGCCGGGCGCCGCGGTCTCCAACTTGAGCCCGCCGACGCTCGCGGCCGTCGCGTTCGGCCTCGCCCAGACCGGCCTCGCGGTGCTGCTGCACGGACCCCTCACCCGCTGGACGCGACACGCCCGGGTGCGGTCGCTCCTGGACGCGTCGGGCCGCTCGGCGATGACGGTCTTCCTGTGGCACCAGACCGCGCTGATGGCCGTCACCGCGGTGACGCTGCTCACGTTGGGTAACCTGCAAGGGGTGCACACGGCACCCGGCCGCCCGGAATGGATCATGGAGCGGCTGCCGTGGCTGGCCGCCTTCGCGGTCGCGCTGGCCGCGCTGCACGCCCTGACCGGCCGGTTCGAACGGGGGCCGCGCCGCCGCACCGACCCTGGATGGTAG
- a CDS encoding alpha/beta hydrolase, which translates to MVDIRTMPPNATMPGSHVRRPPGTHVRRPRSRRLRRALAGAASIGVIMLTTAGTGHADPYAAPVRVPELAPSTLDVRYAAERGAIEEALKTAQSVGDTDRGKALGAFLQPGRRFLYFDPRGGGRAIEVVGDLTRARRIAVIVPGADTTLSAFDTRGGKPWSTPGGGARAVYAQARSMSPNPELAVVAWLGYAAPKTFSSDVLTDDRADEGAGKLHHFVKGLHRVNPSATVGLLCHSYGSVVCGRAALDAPKSTSWRHVTDIALYGSPGTSAWSASKLSSTARVWAGRGTTDWMEDVPHVRFLGIGLGPDPVSPEFGARVFDAGSGGHSDYLAPGSASLRNLTDIALGRASEVTHG; encoded by the coding sequence ATGGTAGACATACGCACGATGCCGCCGAACGCCACGATGCCGGGGTCCCACGTCCGGCGGCCGCCGGGGACGCACGTCCGGCGGCCGCGCTCGCGGCGGCTGCGCAGGGCCCTGGCGGGCGCCGCGTCCATCGGCGTGATCATGCTGACGACGGCCGGGACCGGGCACGCCGACCCCTACGCCGCGCCCGTCCGCGTCCCCGAGCTGGCGCCCTCGACGCTGGACGTCCGGTACGCCGCCGAACGCGGCGCCATCGAGGAGGCGCTCAAGACGGCGCAGTCGGTCGGCGACACCGACCGCGGCAAGGCGCTCGGCGCGTTCCTCCAGCCCGGACGCCGCTTCCTCTACTTCGACCCGCGCGGCGGCGGGCGCGCCATCGAGGTCGTCGGCGACCTCACCAGGGCGCGGCGGATCGCGGTCATCGTCCCCGGCGCCGACACCACGCTGTCCGCGTTCGACACGCGCGGCGGCAAACCGTGGTCGACGCCCGGCGGCGGCGCGCGCGCCGTCTACGCGCAGGCCCGCTCCATGTCGCCGAACCCGGAGCTGGCGGTCGTCGCCTGGCTCGGATACGCGGCGCCCAAGACGTTCAGCAGCGACGTCCTCACCGACGACCGGGCCGACGAAGGCGCCGGCAAGCTGCACCACTTCGTGAAGGGCCTGCACCGGGTCAACCCCAGCGCGACCGTGGGTCTGCTCTGCCACAGCTACGGCTCGGTTGTGTGCGGCCGTGCGGCATTGGACGCTCCCAAGAGCACGTCCTGGCGGCACGTCACCGACATCGCCCTCTACGGCAGTCCGGGAACATCGGCTTGGTCGGCCTCCAAACTGAGCAGCACCGCCCGTGTCTGGGCGGGGCGCGGCACGACCGACTGGATGGAAGACGTCCCCCACGTGCGCTTCCTCGGCATCGGCCTCGGCCCCGACCCGGTCTCCCCCGAGTTCGGCGCACGGGTCTTCGACGCCGGATCCGGCGGGCACAGCGACTACCTCGCCCCCGGCTCGGCGTCGCTGCGCAACCTCACCGACATCGCGCTCGGGCGCGCGTCCGAGGTGACGCACGGCTGA
- a CDS encoding CdaR family transcriptional regulator, translating into MDTANEAEIREQTTQRLEKAMGTFGTAALASMEEQLPWFRRMPADQRSWIGLVAQAGIAAFVEWFKNDEKTRPAIAGEVFGTAPRELLRSIKLHHTIDMIRVIIEVVETRLDELAVPGGEAQLREAILRYTRDVAFGAAQVYARAAETRAAWDARLEALVVNAVLRGEVDDGMHSWAAALGWTSKPVTVIAGFTPEDEEPEVTIDQMQLAARRARADVLAGVQGHRVIVIVGGEIDPVEAARPIAAKCGPGPVVVGPQVADLYESTHSAQAAVAGLRAAAGWPDAPRPVHATELLPERALDGDDDARRYLVDSVYNPMLAAGAPLLDTLTTYLEQGSSLEATARLLFVHPNTVRYRLRRVTELTGLAPTDGRNAFTLRIALVLGRFGTRSAHG; encoded by the coding sequence GTGGACACCGCGAACGAGGCCGAAATCCGCGAGCAGACCACCCAGCGCCTGGAGAAGGCGATGGGGACGTTCGGCACCGCGGCGCTGGCGAGCATGGAGGAGCAGCTCCCCTGGTTCCGGCGCATGCCGGCCGACCAGCGGTCCTGGATCGGGCTCGTCGCGCAGGCGGGCATCGCCGCGTTCGTCGAGTGGTTCAAGAACGACGAGAAGACGCGCCCGGCCATCGCCGGGGAGGTGTTCGGCACCGCGCCCCGCGAGCTGCTGCGCTCCATCAAGCTGCACCACACCATCGACATGATCCGCGTCATCATCGAGGTGGTGGAGACCCGGCTGGACGAGCTGGCCGTCCCCGGCGGCGAGGCCCAGCTCCGCGAGGCCATCCTCCGCTACACCCGCGACGTGGCGTTCGGCGCGGCCCAGGTCTACGCGCGCGCCGCCGAGACGCGCGCCGCCTGGGACGCCCGGCTGGAGGCCCTCGTCGTCAACGCGGTGCTGCGCGGCGAGGTCGACGACGGCATGCACTCGTGGGCCGCCGCCCTCGGCTGGACGTCCAAGCCCGTCACCGTCATCGCGGGGTTCACCCCGGAGGACGAAGAGCCCGAGGTCACCATCGACCAGATGCAGCTGGCCGCGCGCCGCGCGCGCGCCGACGTGCTCGCGGGCGTGCAGGGGCACCGCGTCATCGTCATCGTCGGCGGTGAGATCGACCCCGTCGAAGCGGCCCGCCCCATCGCCGCCAAGTGCGGCCCCGGGCCGGTCGTCGTCGGCCCGCAGGTCGCCGACCTCTACGAGTCCACCCACTCCGCGCAGGCCGCCGTCGCCGGCCTGCGCGCCGCCGCCGGCTGGCCCGACGCGCCCCGTCCCGTCCACGCGACCGAGCTACTGCCCGAACGCGCCCTGGACGGCGACGACGACGCGCGCCGCTACCTGGTGGACAGCGTCTACAACCCGATGCTCGCCGCCGGCGCGCCCCTGCTCGACACGCTCACCACCTACCTCGAACAGGGCTCGTCGCTGGAGGCCACCGCGCGGCTGCTGTTCGTCCATCCCAACACCGTCCGGTACCGGCTCCGCCGCGTCACCGAGCTGACCGGGCTGGCGCCCACCGACGGCCGCAACGCCTTCACCCTCCGCATCGCCCTGGTCCTCGGCCGGTTCGGGACGCGCTCCGCCCACGGCTGA
- a CDS encoding ACP S-malonyltransferase: protein MILLASPGQGAQTPGFLQPWLEIPGVADRLAWWSAVTGLDLVRYGTEADAEEIRDTAVAQPLLVAAALAAYEVLYEDAVPGAVAGHSVGELAAAAIAGVLTPETALVLVRERGRAMAEAAAVTETGMTAVLGGDTDEVLASIDKHGLTPANVNGAGQIVAAGTMERLATFADEPPAKARLRPLSVAGAFHTEHMEPAVDALRRLTAGVRAADPRTTLLQNRDGAAVTAGGDFVARLVDQVSAPVRWDACMETMRGIGVTGIIELPPAGTLTGLARRELKGVPLVALKSPDDLDKARELIKADAS from the coding sequence GTGATTCTCCTCGCATCGCCCGGCCAGGGCGCCCAGACCCCCGGCTTCCTGCAGCCATGGCTAGAGATACCCGGAGTCGCCGACCGTCTCGCCTGGTGGTCGGCCGTCACGGGGCTCGACCTGGTCAGGTACGGGACGGAGGCGGACGCCGAGGAGATCCGCGACACCGCCGTGGCCCAGCCGCTGCTGGTCGCCGCCGCGCTCGCCGCCTACGAGGTGCTCTACGAGGACGCCGTCCCGGGCGCCGTCGCCGGGCACAGCGTCGGCGAGCTGGCCGCCGCAGCGATCGCCGGGGTGCTGACGCCGGAGACCGCGCTGGTGCTCGTCCGGGAGCGGGGCAGGGCGATGGCCGAGGCCGCCGCCGTCACCGAGACCGGGATGACCGCGGTGCTCGGCGGCGACACCGACGAGGTGCTCGCCTCCATCGACAAGCACGGGCTCACCCCCGCGAACGTCAACGGCGCCGGCCAGATCGTCGCCGCCGGGACGATGGAGCGGCTCGCGACGTTCGCCGACGAGCCGCCCGCCAAGGCGCGGCTGCGGCCGCTGTCGGTCGCGGGCGCGTTCCACACCGAGCACATGGAGCCCGCCGTCGACGCGCTCCGCCGCCTCACCGCCGGCGTGCGCGCCGCCGACCCGCGCACCACGCTGCTGCAGAACCGCGACGGCGCCGCCGTCACCGCCGGCGGCGACTTCGTGGCCCGGCTCGTCGACCAGGTCAGCGCGCCCGTCCGCTGGGACGCGTGCATGGAGACGATGCGCGGGATCGGCGTCACCGGCATCATCGAGCTGCCGCCCGCCGGGACGCTCACCGGTCTCGCCCGGCGCGAGCTGAAGGGAGTCCCGCTGGTCGCCCTCAAGTCACCCGACGACCTCGACAAGGCCCGCGAGCTGATCAAGGCGGACGCGTCATGA
- a CDS encoding beta-ketoacyl-ACP synthase III, whose protein sequence is MTAGLTIPAPTAGARVLAFGDYRPARIVTNDELAETVDTNDEWIRSRVGIAERRIAGDDEGIVELAVHAGGKALAGSGLDPSDIDLVILATCSAESPMPSHAALVAHRLGIDAPGAFDLNAACAGFCYALATASAAVQAGSARNVLVIGSEKMSQWIDWTDRSTCIIFADGAGAAVVTGSDSPGIGPVVWGSAGDQYDKIIIDDRHSFIRQEGQAVFRWATTAIAPIALQACERAGVKPEDLAAVVPHQANLRIIQAIARKVKATNAVVADDIVQSGNTSGASIPLALSRMIERGDVPSGAPALLVGFGAGLSYAAQVIQIP, encoded by the coding sequence ATGACCGCCGGGCTCACGATCCCCGCGCCGACCGCCGGCGCCCGCGTCCTCGCCTTCGGCGACTACCGGCCGGCCCGCATCGTCACCAACGACGAGCTGGCCGAGACCGTCGACACCAACGACGAGTGGATCCGCAGCCGCGTCGGCATCGCCGAGCGGCGCATCGCCGGCGACGACGAGGGCATCGTCGAGCTCGCCGTGCACGCGGGCGGCAAGGCCCTCGCCGGCAGCGGCCTCGACCCGTCCGACATCGACCTGGTGATCCTCGCGACCTGCTCGGCGGAGTCGCCGATGCCGAGCCACGCCGCGCTCGTCGCGCACCGCCTCGGCATCGACGCGCCCGGCGCGTTCGACCTCAACGCCGCCTGCGCCGGGTTCTGCTACGCCCTCGCGACCGCGAGCGCCGCCGTCCAGGCGGGCAGCGCCCGCAACGTGCTGGTCATCGGCTCCGAGAAGATGTCCCAGTGGATCGACTGGACCGACCGCTCCACCTGCATCATCTTCGCGGACGGCGCCGGCGCCGCGGTCGTCACCGGCAGCGACTCCCCCGGCATCGGCCCGGTGGTGTGGGGCAGCGCCGGCGACCAGTACGACAAGATCATCATCGACGACCGGCACTCGTTCATCCGGCAGGAGGGCCAGGCGGTGTTCCGCTGGGCCACCACCGCCATCGCCCCCATCGCGCTGCAGGCCTGCGAGCGCGCCGGGGTCAAGCCGGAGGACCTCGCCGCCGTCGTCCCGCACCAGGCCAACCTGCGCATCATCCAGGCCATCGCCCGCAAGGTGAAGGCGACCAACGCCGTCGTGGCCGACGACATCGTCCAGTCCGGCAACACCTCGGGCGCCTCCATCCCGCTGGCGCTCTCCCGCATGATCGAACGCGGCGACGTGCCGTCCGGCGCCCCGGCCCTGCTTGTCGGGTTCGGAGCCGGACTGTCCTACGCTGCCCAAGTCATCCAGATCCCGTAG
- a CDS encoding acyl carrier protein: MAVATEEQILTGLAEIIDDIVGIDKAEVTPEKNFIDDLDIDSLSMVEIAVAAQDQFGVEIPDDELRNLKTVKDVVNFVQNLQS; encoded by the coding sequence ATGGCAGTCGCCACCGAAGAGCAGATCCTCACCGGCCTCGCCGAGATCATCGACGACATCGTCGGCATCGACAAGGCCGAGGTGACCCCCGAGAAGAACTTCATCGACGACCTCGACATCGACTCGCTGTCGATGGTGGAGATCGCCGTGGCCGCGCAGGACCAGTTCGGCGTCGAGATCCCCGACGACGAGCTGCGCAACCTGAAGACGGTCAAGGACGTCGTCAACTTCGTCCAGAACCTGCAGAGCTAG